The sequence TGCAAATTGACTTTGGAAAAATCATATAAGTTCAAATGTACATGAAGTATACCTTTGGACCAAACATTTTGAGGAAACATTCACTTGTCTTATGTGTGAACACCACTTCGAGTGAGCTCTTTTTCCTATCCATGGTCTCCTTTGCCTTGCGAACGTATGCAAGTGGATCATCGTGCATGgctaaatgaatcttcaagaggatCTGACCTAGTTGATTTCCCCATGCCACCTCATTACTCTTATCAGATTTGATCATATTAACATATGTCTGTCCATAGTTGGAAGAAAAAATGATATAATAATGGTATCAAAATTTTTTGAAATAGGTCAAGTTTCAAAAAACATGTAGTCAAACTAGCAACTCGAACTTTGACTTGTAATATATACTTTGTTTAGGTGAACTTCATATTATTAGTTTGGCAAAGAACATATTCTCGTAATATCATCATTCATTGTTGATAGCACGTAACTATGATATATATGATTTTCTTAGTATGAGGATTCTATTTTGCATGTGGTGTTAATTGAAATACccataataaataataaaatatatACCAATGGTTTAAGACTCAAGATTCGCTTTAAATTAATTACTTTCAAACTATCTCAAATCCTAAAGCATAAACCTATTGTATGGTACAAATTTACTTGTAAGTTTGACTTCATATTAATTTATATATCTAGCAGACAATGATGTTGGTGCGTACATGCAAAGGACCCTATctcatactccctccggtcctttttactctgcatgttAGATTTATgccaagtcaaactttgcaaagtttgaccaaatagatattaaaaaatatcaacatctacaatagcAAATATATACAATAGCaaagtttgaccaaagtttgacttcatattaatatatatatatatatatatatatatacacactatgaaactatatttcataatgaatctcacagtattgatttggcattgtgaatgttgatactttttttgaTAAGTTTGGTTAAAGTAGagactttgacttcagacaaaaattATATACAGACTGAAAAGGACCGAAAGGAGTTACTAAAACATATATGTTGCCACTAGATCTTGTCGATATTTTTTATACTTTAGCCCTCACTACAAGTTGGGCTATTTTCTTATATTTTACCGTGTTGTCGCCAAAGTTTGATGACATCGAAAAATCTATTAGATATCAAGTTGTTAATTTTTTAATGACGCTAAGAACTTGCTATACAATGAGCTAATGCCTTGATTTACACATGATGTCATAACAACTTTGTAGAAATTTACCATTACATTAGTAAGTTTGGTTTTTCCTCTTCTTAAAACATGTTTGTCTACTTCAATCATACCTATCACATTTTAACACTTTGGTGCATTACTTAAGATACTTAGTCTTGAACTAGTGCCATATGCAATGTGACCAGACTATCCCAGGGCCGGTGACCTTACAAAAAAAGGCCACCCGCATCAGTAAAAGGTCTGAGGTGGCTACCCACATTCTATGGTGGGCCTCATGACCTCCTCACATAGGGGCATTATACAGCAGGCCTGGGAGGGGGCGCAAACTTGTAAATATGTCCTTTCTTGTGACACCACACAAGAATACTTGCTATAAATACCAGAATATAATTATATTGTTTATTATAAAATCATTGTAAACATCTATGTTATATGGTTCGAGTAACCAAGGAGGGCACTCTCAACCCAAATATATATTAACCTTTCAAACCTCGCTAGTTAGTTTATATTGATACTTGGCTACCCATGTTTGATTTTAGCTTCTCGTGTTGTCTATTTGTATGAATGGTCAAGATTATAATCATTTTTGTTTCACCGGACCCATGAAAGATTCAACAAGATAATTTTTtaaagaataaaagaaaggaagGCATGCAGCTTCTTCATCTCTATTTATGTGTAACAGCAACGCATGGAAAAGCATGTCGTTTCTACGCGGGTTACATCTATAACATATTCATGTCACATTATTGATGTTTGAATGAACATCTTATTGATATTTGAATGAAACTATAATATTCATGTTGTGTTTTCTATGACCAATGTGAGAGGAATGTCATTTCACTCATGTTTGTAACATTCATGTATCCATGCTTGAGCTTAATAAATGGAAAAGATACCACCCAGGTGTCGGGCCTTTGTGGTACATCTATCATGGGCGGATCTAAACAAGGAGTTTCTAGTGAAGCTCAAacactcttcttcttctttttttttgcgggtgaagctCAAACACTCTTCGACTCTAAATGAAGAGTTGTATGCAATAGCACTTGTTCTTTTTTTACGGGAACACTTATTCTAAAAGACACTCAGTAAGAACCATTTGTGGTGAGATCTATCGCAAATGCCTCGTGAGCAATTTGTGAAGAACTTGGACGAGGTACCAAAGACTCCCTTCTGCCGATGGCTAGGAATGCTATTTGGATGGAGATTTCGAGTCATTTGAGACGACTAATTTTATAGTAATTCATACATGCTCCCGGTGTCTTCCATCATGTTTTTTACACATGGACCAGAAAGAGTAATCACTTTGTTCAGAAATATGTAGATGGATTAAAAGAAAGAATTTGCATGCATTTAGACATAAAGAAGGAACAATGGCATGCCTTTGGTGTTTCTTACACATAGCTGCGGGGGAAAATCTTACTTGTAGGCTAGTTGTTGGCCTTATATTGACACCAAGGACTGATCGAAGACATATTTCCTTGGTGTTAATGTCACCTGACATTAAAGAAGGTAAGTTACAGGAGTTAACGTACAGTAAACACCATAGATCAGTCGGCCTTGAGGACTTACCAGACTTGCGAAAGTAATATCGAGATAAAGCGGCAGAAGCTACTCCGAGTAGCACGTCATTTACAGTCTGTGGTGGAGACGCAAAACAACGGAGACGAAATTattcagttttagaagaattttTATGCTATAGTTAGGTGTTTAGTGGACATGTCTGATTTCTCTTTTCGTTCCCTCTTACACTGTAAATTAGGAGTTTAGAGTATAAGATTTTATCCAATCCCTCATCACCATCTATGACTGTAAGTGCTAGAGACATCAATATTATAACAAATTAATTAGGTTACGAGTGGTGTGCTAAATTATTCGTATGTCGCCTCTAGCATATGCTTAATTAGTGTCTAGGGTGTAGATGCTCCAAACAAGCGAACCGAAGGTATCTTCATTCATATACTTACGCAGTTCATGGCATTCTTGACGAACTTGACGTCGTCAAGGCTAAGGCTTCGATGCACAAAACGGCGGTTGTGGTGGTGGAAcacaccatcaccatcatcatcgccgtcgtcggcCGCAGGCTTGAATACCGTGTGCGGGTCTCTGAGAAACAAAATCGTCGCGGAGAAGAAGCAAAGATCCACCATGGTGTGCCACATGAGCACGAACCAGGACCAGACCCGCGCCAGGGCGCCGGCATGCCGCGGCTGCCGCGCGTAGATGGCGCCCGTACGCACGGACTGTTGCGGCATGACCGGCAGGCTCGTCGGGTCGGCAGCGCTCCGCGCGGACGCCAGGAGGAGTACCATGAGCGACACGCCGTCGCCCAGGGAGTGGTGCGCGCGGATCGCCACGGTGGAGACCACCCCGGGCTCGGAGGTCGGGAAGTCGAGGAGGTGAAACTCCCAGCGCGGACGGGAAGGGTCCATCGGGTACACGGACAGCGACGCCACGTAGTCCTCCACGGCCCGGTCCGGGTTAGCGGCCACGGCGACGGGATCCAGCTCCGGCACGACGATGTGCTCGTCCACGTTCACCTTCACGCGTGCCCACCGCCGGTTGCCACCCTCGGTCACCTGTGTATGCATAGCCAGGCAAGTTTTAATCGCCTCTCCGTCTTCAGCTCTTCACTCTAGTTGATATATACTCGATCACTCAACCAGAGCACGTACGTACCTGAATGCAGTGGAAGCGTGAATAGGGGGAGATTAGGTTGGCGACGCCGGCGGTGAAGGCGGGTACGTTTATGGGCGAGCCGAGGCCGATGGTGACGACGACGTATACGTCTTCCATGAGTCTCGCAGTCGGGCTCACAGGCTCCTCCTCCGAGGCCGTCCGTTCATCGGTGTCGGCGGCTGGTGCTCTCGCCTTAGTCCGTACAGACAGTGCTGGCCGGCTTCGCAGATCAGCGGATGCCGAGGGGCGACCACCGATGTCCATGGCTATTAAAATTGCAAGAGTGGCTAGCTAATGGAGCGCTGTTGCATGTATATACAATCAACAATCGACTAGAGCGTCGAGCACCTTCGACGGGCAAGTCACCAAGGGCACGCGCCATGGCTTCCGTTGGTCCACGTAGGTTTTTCAGTGGGGCTGGAGCATTTATTccacagttttgctagaactcatctaaatAAGATATAATTTGGTTTtattcaccttttatagccattagatgtgatgctataagatgcgtgtgtgctgacgtggattGTATATGTTCTTGTTTTTAAAGAATAATTATATCAAGAAAATGATTTGGTACCTTCCTATTATATGGGCATGAAAATGATTCGTACTACTACCTTCCAATATTATTAACAAATTTAATTAATTAGGTCCCTTCCGCGAGTAGGAATACACTGCTATCTAAAACGGGTGTCATCAAACTTTTTAGTATTATGAATATCAGTATAGCCGGACGTCATTCATCTGAATTTGAAATTTGGGTCACTCGATTCTTTTGGAAAGAAGGCAGTGAAAGAAGGCAGCAGCCTTGTGGAGCACTGgctgccgacggcggcggcggagcgagcAAAGGGAGGCCCGGGGCGCTGGAAAGGCCTCGACTAGGAACGAGCCATACCCGGCGAGGCGAGTCCGCATCTTGACGGTTCGGGATGTGGGAGGTGCAGGTTCGCCAAGGAATTCGGGGGGTTCGCCAATTCAGAGGGATGGTCAAGTGCGGCGGCAAGCCCGGCGGttggggaagaagaaagggaaggaAGAAGTTGACAAGACCATCTGGCCATTGGTTTTGCATCCGATGGTTGATAACGAATCAACTGAACCAAACTCAGTTCTCAGTCAGACTGACCCCATCCTGTCCCTATGAATATACAAATAAACAATAAGTCGAATTAATGATCCACCGTGTGTCATGGAAAATAGTTTGTCCACACACTGCTTCGTGATTAGGAGCAATTGCTCATTCTAAAAAGGAAATTGTTCGACCACATAGTTTTTTTTTTGCGGTAAAGTCCGACCACGTAGTAGACAATTAGTACTCCCTCTAAAAATGTTTTATAAAAAGTTAGAGGTAGTAGCGCGGATCGCATGTTTTTTTTTCGGATTCAAAACTTGTATTACTCATTCAAGATATCCTTACAATCCAGAGAAACAAACTCCATCACCTCATCTGGACCAGCCCCGAGCCAGGTCATGGTCCTGCCTTGAGATCTAGCAAACGACGCTAAAGTATCACTAGCTTTATTTTGAGATCTaactacatgagtaatacaagtttgtCTAAGTGACAGCAAGTACTTTATCTCCTTCATGATGGATGCGTAGATTGATCGGTCGACAACCTCACATGAAATCATGGTAACAGCCTCCAGAGAATCCATCTCCACCACTATCAGAAGATCGCTGCGTTGAAGTGTCACTGAGATCCCTTACATGCATGCACAGAGCTCAACCTCCAAGGCATCTCTACAAGAATATAGGGCTCTACACGATGAGAAGTTAACGACCCCACAGTGATCATGCAAGATCATTCCAGTCCCTGCTATCTCAGACGACACAGAGGAGACATCTGTGTTCAGTTTGTTCCAACCCAGCGCCGGGGGACACCATCCTCTTTCATCTGACACATCTGGCACGGATCGCATGTTAGCCGGTTTATAGTGCGCGTGGTGATCACAGAAGTTGGTTATGAAAAACAGGTGCGCATAAACTCCGGCAATTGCTACACCTACGACAGTTACTGCCTCTAAACTTTTAAGGTCACTTAGTGACctaccacgtgacacatgtggtaagcaatccaaacaattaaAAAAAAAGTAATTTAGTGACCTAAAAAGTTCTATAAAAAAttgacagagggagtacacattcaGGAAGATAATTCTGTGGTTAGGAGGAAGCCACACGTCTCCCTTTAAAAACAATCTGTATATGCCGTGAGCGTAGTATATTCACATTAACAGGGATCAGATCGCTCGCGCTGTCTTCTCATTCCCGAAGCATCATCACTTGCGCTGTCTCATGATTTACTCGTGAATCTCGTGATATTTGGCCAACAGACATGACACGCAGTTAATTAATTTCTGATATTGGTTGTCGCCTTTAAAGAACAATCGTATTCGGTTGCCATCTTGCTTTTTGACAAAAGTAGTTGCCTTACCTTTCACGCCGTGCTGATCCATCTCCTAACCATGTGATGTATCATCTTGTTTTTCTTTGAGAAAAATGAGTCCATTAACTCAATTTGAGAATGTTTAAACGTACAAAAATAAAACTCAAAGGGAATAAAACAGCGAGACATGGAGTATCAAAACTAGTAGAAGCATAGTCCTGCTTGAATGTTTCTCTCTTGTTTGAGCCGAGTGATTACAACATATCTTATCTAGTATGTTGGCTTCTGGCTCTATGTTCACATGTCTCATCCTTGTCGATGCATCATCACACACGCGTTGTCTCATCATTTACGTGTGATATTTGGCCAACAGACATGACACCCAGTGAATGAATTTCAGTTGTTGATTGTTGCCTTAAAGAACAATCGTATTCAGTTGCTATCTTGCTTTTAGAAAAAAGTAGTTGCTTTTCCTTTCACGCCATGCTGAGCTATCTTCTAACTATGTGATGTACCACCGTGTTATTTTGTTTGAGAACAATGAATGCCTTTACTCAGTTTTGAGAATGCTTAAAGGTACACAAATATAGAAATTGCAAGGTATAAAACAACGAGACATGTGTCTGATGCAAGATAATAAACACAAAACGTTTCTTAGTCTAGACAGAGTATAGACCTAATCTCTCAAGGTTCCAAGCACAAAAGTCATCACCACCCTCTTGACGCAACGGAATGTTTAAGATTGCCTTAGCGTATGATGATTGGTGATAAGAACTGGTACCAAACCATGTCCAATTTCCATGTTCAAATTCAGCGTAGCATTTCCGGGACGTACAATGGGTGACATCCTCGGGCTTTCCTGTATCCACTTATCGTACCAAACATTAATTGTGGCTCCATTGCCCACACGCTTGATTAAGCCCAGCTGAAGCGCCTCTCTCCCTGCCACAATGGCCCTCCATGTCGCCAACGCACCGTTGCAAGGCAGGGGACAAAGCCTATGTTGTGGTTGCAAGTTAGGCACTGTACGCCGGGGAGCTCGGCAAGGCATGTGCTAAATGCCCGCCATTGCACTGCACAAATCCATGATCATAACAAGAGGTTAGTATTAGTGATGCCTATGGAATAAAGAATCGGAGTACATACTGGAAGACAGGAGGCTGCTAGTTACCAAATCTTAGTTGAGGATTTAATCGGAGTATGGGCGAGCCGAGGCCGATGGTGACGACGACGTATACGTCTTCCATGAGTCTCGCAGTCGGGCTCACGGGCTCCTCCTCCTTCGACGCCGTTCGTTCATCGGTGTCGGCGGCTGGTGCTCTCGCCTTAGTGCGTACAGACAGTGCCGACCGGCTTCGCAGATCAGCGGGTGCCGAGGTGCCACAACCACTGCGCACGCCAGTACTGTTCATGGCTACTAATTTCAAGAGTGGCTAGCCACTCCAGCATTGCGTTGCCTTCATATCatatattccctccgttcctaaatatttgtctttctaaagatttcaacaagtgactacatacgaagtaaaatgagtgaatctacactcaaatatgtctatatacatccgtatgtgctggtccatttgaaatctctaaaagacaaatatttaggagcgGAGGGAGTATAAGTAACGTAGTCCGTCTTGCTCGCTTGCACGGCTCTGTACTTCTTTATATCCCTAGCTATCACGACAAAAAATATTTTCATGATAATCTTTTCTCTTCGATATAAGAGTCTCACGCGCCTTCAAGGTGCAAGGGCACGCACCATGGCCTCGTTGGTGCACGTAGGTTCTTTTAGTGGCGCTGGATCATTAAGTCCAACTGCTTAGCTGTACTTCACTTAAAGAATAATTACAGCGAGAAAATGATTTGGAACCTTCTTACGATATGGGCGTGAAAATGATTGGTACCTTCCTGTATTAGCAAATTTGATCAGTTAGGTACCTTTCATAAGTAGGAGTAGGAGTACATTGCTCTTTCCCTTCTGGTTTAAAAGGTCTAATTCAAAAATCTTCCCAACTAAGGCAGATCATGAGTGGTGAAATAAATTTTATAATTTGCAAAAGTACTCAATTGATGTGTTCTTTCTTGTCAAAAAATTGTGTTCACTGATGCATTAACTGTAGGCATGCATGCGGgcagtaaatgataaaaaaatacatGTATTCCCGAGCTTTATCTAATTCTTCCATGCATTATTTAATGTACCTCGAGATCTAATTACATGATGGGGAACAATAGAAACGagactaaggctggtcacaatgggcaagaacataagatagtaact comes from Triticum aestivum cultivar Chinese Spring chromosome 5B, IWGSC CS RefSeq v2.1, whole genome shotgun sequence and encodes:
- the LOC123115211 gene encoding wax ester synthase/diacylglycerol acyltransferase 11, producing MDIGGRPSASADLRSRPALSVRTKARAPAADTDERTASEEEPVSPTARLMEDVYVVVTIGLGSPINVPAFTAGVANLISPYSRFHCIQVTEGGNRRWARVKVNVDEHIVVPELDPVAVAANPDRAVEDYVASLSVYPMDPSRPRWEFHLLDFPTSEPGVVSTVAIRAHHSLGDGVSLMVLLLASARSAADPTSLPVMPQQSVRTGAIYARQPRHAGALARVWSWFVLMWHTMVDLCFFSATILFLRDPHTVFKPAADDGDDDGDGVFHHHNRRFVHRSLSLDDVKFVKNAMNCTVNDVLLGVASAALSRYYFRKSGDINTKEICLRSVLGVNIRPTTSLQTYVNMIKSDKSNEVAWGNQLGQILLKIHLAMHDDPLAYVRKAKETMDRKKSSLEVVFTHKTSECFLKMFGPKGGAFIFGRMFTNTTLSFSNMIGPAEQIELYGHPVVFIAPSAYGVSQALIVHYQSYNSIMKVILSVDEKTIPDYHQLLDDFSLSFEHIMDATSRLLASIKKE